From Phaeocystidibacter marisrubri, the proteins below share one genomic window:
- the porU gene encoding type IX secretion system sortase PorU: protein MKPILTLLAFVLSFFAIGQKHKLEWQVSEYIGGEEPVVYLTFEGASYNGSPMPNVSGSYSLPVASKSHLELLFPVYSELTSEELKAFQPGWISSIENSEITQSYDPESATINYRFIPFRINPQSGRVEKLVSFDLVAITEPEETYSFKTNNWAAHSVLANGSWVRMPIAESGLHRVKVSDLSSGGLSIVGEPTSALQLYHNPGGKLPQRISDFRYDDLAQIAIHIEDGGDNVLDANDMVYFYAEGPHSIDYNVSNDRLQHDYNEYSERSYVYATVNSQVTGIRVETQPWTGGAATTTSTGFDELQFHELDERNITGTGREWYGEVFDFNLSRTFNFSFPNRVLTEDVTLLARGAASSPVSGTRLEYVENGTTQLVSTFSPIFSSIEFTTAASQVKFSSPNTNIDLTVNYNRGQSTSSSAYLDYISVQARRSWIYSTGGFIARDLQSIATASVVQYTLSDNSAWVWDVTNPIRPFMPARGVNGEWRSHGDSLRTFAVYRPGDAMSPGKMEKVANQDLHGIDDVDMVIISHPEFYDEAVRLADFHVQYDGLTTVVVTPQQVYNEFSCGAQDITAIRDFIRMLYKRNADPLDYVLLMGDASYDYKDRVPNKQNFVPIYESVNSNSLYSSFMTDDYFVCVGDNDGVNVSVENLDVMIGRMPVKSKAEAEVAVSKIIDYKTAPESFGDWRNRLAFVSDDADEAWETVLTQEPEYVASIVDTTYPAFNIEKIYSDSYTQTSSSGSQSYPEARDALYRSVQRGNLVTSYTGHGGEVGWSSERLLQLADIDNWSNGLKLPLFITITCEFTRLDDPFRTSAGEQLYLKRGGGAIALISTTRVVFVPGAIALNRAVSEQLFEEGQNGYPTLGEVVLNAKNSVTDGDRVRFSLIGDPAIRLNIPIHQVVLDSLNGVDVNTALDTIKARELVTLSGRINRSSGAFYSDFNGELSLTVFDKPVERETKRNDGVGVIVPFSQQENIIYKGLVTVENGLWSTEFIVPRDINFAYGNAKISFYAENDVTDAMGADKNIVVGGLGNAPFVDTEGPRIRLFMNDTNFISGGTTDENPIGLALLTDSSGINVVGNGLGHDIVGVLDGDESNTFKLNAYYEADVDTYISGVVNYPFFNLSNGRHTLMVRVWDVMNNVSEATVNFVVADRDNLVIGELFNYPNPFTDQTTFSFEHNRQGEELDVELHIMDMSGRIVHSQQKTLNPEGNRTLDMTWDATTGSGAKVSSGVYVFRLVVRSKADGSEAQLSERLVYLR from the coding sequence ATGAAACCTATACTAACGCTGTTAGCCTTCGTTTTGTCCTTCTTCGCAATAGGACAGAAACACAAACTAGAATGGCAAGTGTCGGAGTATATTGGCGGCGAAGAACCTGTCGTGTATTTGACATTTGAAGGTGCATCCTACAACGGTTCACCTATGCCCAACGTTTCGGGTTCTTATTCTTTGCCTGTTGCTTCTAAGTCGCATTTGGAGCTTCTTTTTCCAGTTTACAGTGAATTGACTTCGGAAGAATTGAAAGCTTTTCAACCGGGGTGGATTTCATCGATAGAGAATTCTGAAATCACGCAGTCCTACGATCCTGAAAGTGCGACCATCAATTACAGATTTATTCCATTCCGCATCAATCCTCAATCTGGACGCGTGGAGAAGTTGGTTTCTTTCGATCTCGTGGCGATCACAGAACCCGAAGAGACTTATTCTTTCAAAACCAACAACTGGGCAGCGCATTCCGTATTGGCAAATGGTTCATGGGTTCGAATGCCCATTGCGGAATCAGGTCTCCATCGTGTAAAAGTTTCAGATTTGTCTTCAGGTGGATTGTCAATTGTGGGTGAACCAACCAGCGCATTGCAGCTCTATCACAATCCAGGTGGTAAACTCCCTCAGCGAATTTCTGATTTTCGATACGATGACTTGGCGCAAATAGCGATCCATATCGAAGATGGTGGGGATAATGTACTGGATGCGAATGATATGGTTTACTTCTACGCAGAAGGCCCACATAGTATTGATTACAACGTTAGCAATGATCGCCTTCAGCACGATTACAATGAATATTCGGAGAGGTCGTATGTGTATGCTACGGTAAACTCACAAGTGACGGGTATTCGCGTTGAAACTCAACCTTGGACAGGTGGAGCGGCAACGACTACTTCTACAGGTTTTGATGAGCTTCAGTTCCACGAATTGGATGAGCGTAACATCACCGGAACGGGGAGAGAGTGGTACGGCGAAGTGTTTGACTTCAATCTTAGCCGAACATTCAACTTTTCGTTTCCCAATCGCGTTCTTACTGAAGATGTCACGCTTTTAGCGCGAGGAGCAGCAAGTTCACCCGTTTCGGGTACACGTTTGGAATATGTGGAGAATGGAACGACTCAATTAGTGAGTACGTTTTCCCCTATTTTTTCTTCCATCGAATTTACAACGGCGGCTTCCCAAGTGAAGTTTTCAAGTCCGAATACGAACATTGACCTAACCGTAAATTACAATAGAGGGCAGAGTACGTCCTCTTCTGCTTATCTCGATTATATCTCTGTTCAAGCTCGAAGAAGTTGGATATATTCGACGGGAGGATTCATCGCTCGCGACTTGCAATCCATAGCTACCGCTAGTGTGGTTCAATATACATTGAGCGATAACTCCGCATGGGTTTGGGATGTTACCAATCCAATTCGTCCGTTCATGCCAGCAAGAGGTGTTAATGGAGAATGGCGCTCACATGGTGATTCACTTCGAACCTTTGCCGTATATCGTCCGGGTGATGCTATGTCTCCAGGCAAAATGGAAAAGGTTGCCAATCAAGACTTACACGGTATAGACGATGTGGATATGGTGATCATTTCACATCCTGAGTTCTACGACGAAGCCGTTCGCTTAGCTGATTTCCACGTTCAATATGATGGACTTACCACTGTGGTTGTGACTCCTCAGCAAGTGTACAATGAGTTCTCATGTGGCGCTCAAGACATCACTGCTATCCGCGATTTCATTCGCATGCTTTACAAGAGAAATGCAGATCCTCTGGATTACGTGTTATTGATGGGCGATGCTTCCTACGATTACAAGGATCGCGTTCCGAATAAGCAAAATTTCGTTCCTATTTATGAGTCTGTCAATTCAAACTCGCTGTATTCATCCTTTATGACCGACGATTATTTTGTTTGTGTGGGAGATAATGATGGGGTGAACGTGAGCGTGGAAAATTTGGATGTGATGATTGGAAGAATGCCTGTCAAATCCAAAGCAGAAGCAGAAGTTGCCGTATCGAAGATCATCGATTATAAAACCGCTCCAGAATCTTTTGGTGATTGGAGAAATCGTTTGGCATTTGTGTCGGATGATGCGGATGAAGCATGGGAAACGGTACTTACACAAGAACCCGAATACGTGGCTTCCATTGTAGATACTACCTATCCAGCTTTCAATATTGAGAAGATTTATTCCGACAGTTATACCCAAACGAGTTCTTCGGGTAGTCAATCTTATCCTGAAGCACGCGATGCGCTTTACCGTTCCGTACAGCGCGGAAATTTAGTGACTTCCTACACGGGGCACGGAGGAGAAGTGGGGTGGTCTTCTGAACGATTACTACAGCTAGCAGATATCGATAATTGGTCCAATGGTTTGAAGTTGCCGCTATTCATAACCATCACATGCGAATTCACTCGTTTGGACGATCCGTTTAGAACCTCGGCAGGTGAGCAACTTTACTTGAAGAGAGGCGGAGGAGCCATCGCTTTGATTTCAACCACTCGCGTGGTGTTTGTTCCGGGGGCCATTGCATTGAACAGAGCCGTGTCAGAACAACTGTTTGAGGAGGGGCAAAATGGATACCCAACCTTGGGGGAAGTGGTGCTCAACGCGAAGAATAGTGTAACTGATGGAGATAGGGTTCGGTTCAGTTTGATCGGCGATCCAGCGATTCGATTGAACATACCTATTCACCAAGTGGTATTGGACAGTTTGAATGGCGTGGATGTCAACACGGCACTCGACACGATAAAAGCTCGTGAATTGGTAACTCTCAGCGGACGAATCAACCGAAGCTCTGGGGCTTTTTATTCTGATTTCAACGGGGAATTGTCACTTACTGTATTTGATAAACCGGTGGAGCGAGAAACAAAGCGCAATGACGGAGTAGGTGTTATTGTTCCTTTTTCTCAGCAAGAGAATATCATTTACAAAGGTCTTGTTACGGTGGAAAATGGACTTTGGTCCACCGAATTTATTGTACCTCGCGATATCAATTTTGCCTATGGAAATGCCAAAATATCATTCTATGCAGAGAATGATGTAACGGATGCCATGGGTGCCGACAAGAATATCGTAGTTGGAGGCTTAGGAAATGCTCCATTTGTCGATACAGAGGGGCCTCGTATCCGACTCTTCATGAACGATACCAACTTCATTTCTGGAGGGACAACAGATGAAAATCCTATCGGACTTGCATTGCTGACGGATTCTTCGGGAATTAATGTAGTTGGAAATGGACTAGGTCATGATATAGTAGGTGTTCTAGACGGAGATGAAAGCAATACCTTTAAGCTAAATGCTTACTACGAAGCAGATGTAGACACCTACATTTCTGGAGTTGTGAATTATCCGTTCTTTAACTTGAGCAATGGCAGACATACCTTGATGGTTCGCGTTTGGGATGTGATGAATAATGTGAGTGAGGCCACCGTAAACTTTGTGGTTGCGGATCGAGATAACCTCGTTATTGGAGAATTATTCAACTACCCGAATCCTTTTACAGATCAGACTACTTTCAGTTTTGAGCACAACCGTCAAGGAGAAGAATTGGATGTAGAGTTGCATATCATGGATATGAGTGGTAGAATTGTTCATTCGCAACAGAAAACTTTAAACCCAGAGGGAAACAGAACCTTGGATATGACATGGGACGCTACAACGGGATCCGGAGCAAAAGTTTCATCCGGTGTATACGTTTTTAGGTTAGTTGTTCGTTCCAAGGCAGACGGAAGTGAAGCGCAGCTAAGTGAACGATTGGTGTACCTTCGATAG